Within Xanthomonas oryzae pv. oryzae, the genomic segment GTTGTCATAAATGGAGTCGTGCACGATCAGACGGCGGGTGGTGGTGCAGCGCTGCCCGGCAGTGCCGACGGCGCCGAACACGATGCCTGGGATGGCCAGCTTCAGGTCGGCGGTTTCGTCCAGGATGATGGCGTTGTTGCCGCCCAGTTCCAGCAGGCAGCGGCCCAGGCGATGGGCGACCTTTTCGGCGACCACGCGGCCGACCTGGGTCGAACCGGTGAAGCTGATCAGCGGCACGCGCGTGTCTTCGACCAGCTTTTCCGACAGCGACGTGCCGGCATCATTGATCAGGAAGAAGATGTCCGGGAAGCCGGCGTCCTTCAATGCCGCGTTGCAGATCTTCATCGTCGCGATCGCGGTCAGCGGCGTCTTGTTGGACGGCTTCCAGATGCAGATATCGCCGCAAATCGCGGCCAAAAACGCATTCCAGGCCCACACCGCCACCGGGAAGTTGAACGCGCTGATGATGCCCACCAGGCCCAGCGGCTGGTACTGCTCATACATGCGGTGGCCAGGGCGTTCCGAATGCATGGTGTAGCCATAGAGCATGCGGCTCTGGCCGAGCGCGAAATCGGCGATGTCGATCATTTCCTGCACTTCGCCATCGCCTTCGGGCTTGCTCTTGCCCATTTCCAGCGCCACCAGCGAACCGAGCGCATCCTTGTGCGCACGCAGCGCCTCGCCACACAAACGCACCGCCTCGCCGCGACGCGGCGCCGGCGTGGTCCGCCATACCTTGAAGGCCGCCTGCGCGCGCTGGATGATCAGTTCGTAATCGTCGGGCGTGGTGGCCTGCACATCGGCGATCACCGCATTGGTGGTCGGATTGAGCGGCTGCAGCACCCCGGCGCCGCTGGCCTGCGACCAGGTCGCCTCGCCAAGATAAGTACCGGAATTGGACGCAGCGAGGTCGAGCGTCTTGAGCAGGTCAGCGGACATGGGATCTCCTGGAAACAGTGGCGGTCGTGCGGCGGCAAGGCCGGCCACGACACGGGTAGCCCGCGATTTTAGCAGGCTCCGCCGTCCACCTCCCGGCTTGGCAATCGCAACGATCGTGCGACAATGCCACCCATGGCCCCGTAGCTCAGCTGGATAGAGCGTCCCCCTCCTAAGGGGAAGGTCGCCCGTTCGAATCGGGCCGGGGTCACCAGGAAGCATTCGCAGACAAAGAAATCGCAATCGCTTGGCCTTCTTGGCTGGCTGCCGCTGTGCTACGCAGTCGCCGCGCTGGGCGCAATAGCATCAATCCAGGCCGCCAGCTTTCATGCGGAGTTGCAGCGGCCTGCATGGCCGCCGCCTGGGTGGTTGTGCGGGCCGGTGTGGATGGCGCTGTATGGAATGATGGCGGTGTCGGTGTGGTTGGTGTGGCGCCGTGGGGGATGGGCTGGTGCGCGCGTGGCGCTGACACTGTTCATCGTGCAGCTGGCGCTCAACGGGCTGTGGAGGTGGTTGTTCTTTGCATGGCACTTGGGAGCGTGGGCATTCGCAGAGATCGTGGTGCTGTGGCTCGTGCTGGCGGCCACCATTGGGGCGTTTGCGAAGAGGCAGGTTTTGGCGGGGTGATTGTTGCTGCCATATCTGGCGCGGGTGAGCTTTGCGGCGGCGCTCAACTTTTCCGTCTGGCAACTCAACCCTCAGGTGCTCGGCTGAGCGTGTTGCTGATCTCGGTGGCTCGCATTGACCGGAGTTGCGATAGCGACGATCTGTTGCTTGATGCGAAGTTGCCTGTTGCTCAAAGCAACGTGATGACTTCAACGACGTGATGTCTCGCGCGCAAGCGATGCAGTCAGCTGTGTCGCGTTGGTGGAGTCGCACGGCGGTACCTATCGATGTTGAAAAACCTGCGCAGAGCCGCTCGCCAACATGGCTCCAAAAGTTTCCATGGCAATCAACTGCTTGCACGCGCGGCGCTTAAATCCCTGAGCGGCAAGGTTTTCTGTTCCGTGCGCCAAGCGCATGCGCCTGCCCATTCACGCAATGCTTGACAGGCCTCGGCCCGGTGATGTCTTTTGCATGCATGGGCAACGCCTCTGCCATCGCTTCGTTTCTCTGCCAGCCGTTGGTGCGGGCAGGTGCGGGCGTGGCCGGCATTACCACCATCATTACTACCGCCACCATTCGCCCGGTGCGGTCCGTCGTCTTCGCGTAACTTCCGAAAACAACGGCCCCGCACCCGGATCAGGATGCGGAGGCTTCCCTCTCTCATCCGATGCGGACGGGGCCTCCCCAACGAGGTCTTTCGATGTCATTGCCTGCTGTTTCGTTCGAACCCGCCGCTGTTGTTGCGTCCTCTGCGCGCACTGTCGTCCACAAATTTGGCGGCACCTCGGTGGCCGATGCCGACCGCTATCGGCATGTGGCGCAGCTGCTGCTTGCGCGCGACGAGACGGTGCAAGTCACCGTGGTCTCGGCAATGAAGGGCGTCACCGATGCCTTGATCGAGCTGGCCGAACTGGCCGCAAAGGATCGTCCCGAGTGGCGCGATCGCTGGCACGAAACGCGTGCGCGCCATCGCGGTGCCGCGGTGGCCCTGCTGGGTGAGCATTCCGGGCCGACCGTTGAGTGGCTGGACGAACGCTTCGAACACCTGTCGCAGATCCTCGGCGCATTGGCGGTGATCGGCGAATTGCCGCGCGAGGTGCTCGACCGCGTGCAGGGCCTGGGCGAGGTGTATTCGGCGCAGTTGCTGGGCGATCACTTTCGCGCGATCGGCGAAGACTGCGCGGTGCTGGACGCACGCGATGTGCTGGTGGTCAATCGCGGCGAACTCGGTGTGGATGTGGACTGGGAAGTGAGCGCGCAGCAGCTTGCCACGTGGCGGCAGGCGCATCCGCAAACGCGCGTGGTGGTGACCGGATTCGTGGCGCGCGATCGCGCCGATCGCATCACCACACTGGGACGCAACGGCAGCGATTACTCCGGTGCGATTTTCGCTGCATTGTTCGATGCCGACGAACTGCATATCTGGACCGATGTGGACGGCGTGCTGTCGGCCGATCCGCGCGTGGTGCCCGAAGCGGTGCAACTGGAAACGCTGAGCTACGACGAGGCCTGTGAGCTGGCGTATTTCGGTGCGAAGGTAGTGCATCCGCAAACGATGTCGCCGGCGATCGAACGCGGCCTGCCGATCATCATCCGTAACACCTTCCAGCCCGAGCATCCCGGCACGCGCATCACTGCCAGCAGTGCGGTCAGGGGGCCGATCAAGGGGCTGACGTTGAGCCCGGATCTGGCGGTGCTGAATCTGGAAGGCACCGGTCTGATCGGTGTGCCGGGCACGGCCGAGCGCGTCTTCGCATCGCTGCGCACCGCGCAGGTGTCGGTGGTGATGATCTCGCAGGGTTCGTCGGAACATTCGATCTGTTGCGTGGTCAAGCAGCACGAATCCGAGCGTGCACGCAATGCGTTGTTGCAGGCGTTCGCGCATGAACTCACGGTCGGCCAGGTGCAGCGCGTGCAGCTGACTACCGGCATCAGCGTGCTGGCGGCGGTGGGCGATGGCATGGCCGGACAGCCGGGTGTGGCGGCACGGCTGTTCGAATCGTTGGGGCGCGCGCACGTCAATATCCTGGCGATTGCGCAGGGCTCGTCCGAACGCAACATTTCGGTGGCCATCGATGCGGCGCATGCCACCAAGGCCTTGCGCGCGGCGCATGCCGGTTTCTGGTTGTCGCCGCAGACCTTCTCTGTCGGCGTAATCGGGCCGGGCAATGTGGGCGCGGCGTTGCTGGATCAACTACGCGTCGCGCAACCGCAGTTGCTGGGCAAGGCCAATCTGGATCTGCGCCTGCGTGCGGTGGTGTCACGCGGACGCATGCTGCTGGACGAGCGCGGCCTGGTCGGCGACTGGCGCGATGCGTTTGCATCGGCCGCCACGCCCACCGATCTGGAACGCTTCACCACGCATTTGCTGTCCGCACATCTGCCGCACACGGTGATCATCGATTGCAGCGGCAGCGCCGAAGTCGCGGACCGTTATGCAGGCTGGTTGGCTGCCGGCATCCATGTGGTGACGCCGAATAAACAGGCGGGTTCCGGCCCGCTCGCGCGTTATGAGGCAATCCGCGCAGCGGCCGATGCCAGCGGTGCGCGCTTCCGTTACGAAGCCACCGTGGGCGCCGGCTTGCCGGTGATCACCACGCTGCGCGATCTGGTCGATACCGGCGATACAGTCACCTCCATTGAAGGCATTTTCTCCGGCACGTTGGCCTGGTTGTTCAACAAATACGACGGCAGCGTGCCGTTCGCCGAACTGGTGACGCAGGCGCGCAGCATGGGCTATACCGAACCGGACCCGCGCGACGATCTGTCCGGCGTGGATGTGGCACGCAAGCTGGTGATCCTGGCGCGCGAAGCAGGGCGCGCCATCAGCCTGGAAGACGTCCAGGTGGAAAGCCTGGTGCCAGCGGCATTGCGCCAGTCCAGCGTGGAGGATTTCATGGCGCGTCTGCCGGAAGTGGATGCTGCCTTTGCGCAGCGTCTGGCCAACGCGCGCGTGCGCGGCAACGTGCTGCGCTACGTGGCGCAGTTGCCGCCGGACCGCGCGCCCAGCGTGGGCCTGGTCGAGCTGCCGGCCGATCATGCATTCGCCAACTTGCGTCTGACCGACAACGTCGTTCAATTCACCACGCGCCGCTATTGCCAGAACCCGCTGGTGGTGCAGGGTCCGGGTGCGGGGCCGGAAGTGACCGCAGCAGGCGTGTTCGCCGATCTGCTGCGCGTGGCGGCAGGCGAGGGTGCGCGGCTATGAGCGGTACAGGTCTGTCGTCGCCGCGCGCAGGTGCGGGGCATTCCGCGCCGCGCGAGGCACGCGCGTTCGCTCCGGCCTCGGTGGCCAACGTGGCGGTCGGGTTCGATCTGCTCGGTTATGCATTGGACGGCGTCGGCGATACGGTGACCGTGCGCCGTATTGATGCGCCGCAAGTACGCATTGCCGCGATCCGTGGTACCGCCGTCGAGCTTCCGCTGGAGGCCGAACGCAACACCGCGGGCGCGGCATTGGTCGCGCTGCGTAGCGCGTTGGCATTGCCGTTTGGCTTCGAGCTGGAGATCGACAAGGGGATCGCGCTCAGTTCCGGCATGGGCGGGTCGGCGGCGTCGTGCGTGGCGGCGCTGGTAGCAGCCAATGCGCTGTTGGAGGCCCCGTTGTCCCGCGACCAGCTCTATCTGAACGCGCTCGACGGCGAGGCGGTAGCCAGTGGCAGTCGCCATGGCGATAACCTGGGTCCGATGTTGTTGGGCGGCTTGGTGCTGTCCACGTTGGAGCGGATGGTGCCGGTGCCGGTGCCCGCGGCTTGGCATAGCTTGGTCGTGCATCCGGATGCGGTGCTGGAAACGCGCCGCGCGCGTGCAGCGCTGGCCGGCAACTATCGGCTCGATGAATTCGTGGCACAGAGCGCCAATCTTGCCTTGGTGTTGGCGGGCTGCCATGCCGGGGACGAATCGCTGGTTCGCGCAGGCTTGCGCGATGTGCTGATCGAGCCGCGGCGTGCGGGGTTGATTCTTGGCTTCGGCGCGGCCAAGGCCGCGGCGTTGGCCGCGGGGGCGATGGGTGCGGGCATTTCCGGAGCTGGCCCCAGCGTGTTTGCCTGGTTCGCCACCCGCGCGGCAGCCGAGGCGGCTGCGGCGGCGGTGCGGGCGACATTCACCGACGTTGGGTTCGGCAGCCAGAGTTGGGTGTCTGCGCTGAACTGCCCTGGCGCCAGGCTGCTGTAGCGCGCACCGGCCCTGGTGGTCGGGTGCGCCGCGTTCTTGCGTGTCTTGCGCAAGAACGTCGGAGCGGGAAATGCGATCGTGCACGCGTTCTGCATGCGGGCACAGGGAGCGGCAAGCGCCGCTTCACGCAGAGCCTGCTGCGGCGTCGATGCATGCGCGTGGCAGGTGCGCATGCAGGATGATCTGTGACCGAGACATCGCTTTGGATTGCGCGTCAGATGCACGTTGCGCGCACACGATTGCCCGCTTCGTTTCCACATCGTGACGTTCGCCTCAGCCTGCTGGCACTTGCCCGCCGGCGCTAGCATCCAGGCCGACATGCCGGTGTTGCGTATGAGCGTCGCGTCCCAGTCCTGGCGTTGCCGTGTCACTGCAGGCGCTAGTTGTTTTTATCCCGACGCTGTGCAACCGCGTGACGCGCGCCGTGGAAAGCCACAGGGTTGAGTTCTCCTGCCGCCTGGCCGAGACGGTCACTTCGCTTTTGCACTGACGAGGAATTCTGCATGGCTCGATTGAACTGGCCTGGTGTGTTCGGCCCGATGGTGGTTGCAACCGGTTTGTGGTTGGTTGCGGCATCGGCATTTGCCTCCTGCTCGGATCTGCTGAACCTGTCGTTGTCGTCGGCGACGATCAGCACCGCCGACGATGTACCCGCAGGCAGTTTCAGTGCACCCGATGGCACAGTTGTCCAGGGATTGCCGGCTTTCTGTCGCGTGGTCGGCGTCGCACGGCCCAACAGCGATTCGGAAATCGGTTTCGAGGTCTGAATCCCTGCTTCCGGCTGGAATGCGAAATATCTCCAGGTCGGTACGGTGGTGTTTGCCGGCACGATCCAGTACAACTCGCTGGGCTTCGCATTGCGCCGTGGCTACGCTACCGCCACCACCGATGGTGGTCATCGTGGATCGGCAGGCGATGCGAGTTTCGCGCTCAACCATCCGCAGAAAATCATCGACTGGGGTACCGGGCGCTGGCCAAGACGGCTCTCTACGGCAAGCAGATCGTGTCGGCCTATACGCACAGGGCACCGCGCTACTCCTACTTTTTCGGCTCATCCAACGGCGGCCGCGACGCGCTGATGGCCGTGCAGCGCTATCCGAATGCCTTCGACGGCGTGATCGCCGATGCGCCATCCGCGGACTGGACCCATAACGCATTTTCCTGGTTGTGGTCCGAGGATGCCGAGTTCGGCAATCCGGCGGCGACCATCGCTGCGGCCAAGCTGCCGGCGATCCAGGCCGCGGCACTTGCGCAATGCGATGCCAAGGATTCGACCGTAGACGGGGTGGTCAACGATCCGCGGCTGTGCCGTTTCGATCCTATTGATTAGGAAGTAGTTAACTTGAACTTCTCGTGGACGCCATCATCTCAGGATGATGGAAGCAACCGACATGAGATCGTTGTCGCGCGACGCGCGGCACGAAAGGCGCGTGCAGGTCATTCGACTGCGCAAGGCGGGCCAGACCTACGACGAGATCGCGGCGCAGACTGGGTTGAGCCGCACGGGTGTGTTCGACATCTGCAAGCGTCACGATGTGGCAGGGGCCAAGGCTTTGCGCGACGCGCCCAGCGGGCGTCGCAGCGGCGACGGCCGGCTGCTCGACGCGGCGCAGGAAGCTTTGGTGCGCAAGCTCATTACCGACAAGACGCCTGACCAGTTGAAGATGCCCTACGCGCTGTGGACGCGCGCGGCGGTGTCGCAGCTCATCGAGCAGCGCTTTGGCATTCGCCTGCCGGTGCGCACGATGGGGCTGTACCTGGCGCGCTGGGGCTTCACGCCGCAAAAGCCGATGAAGAAGGCCTACGAGCAATCACCCGCCGCAGTCCGGAAGTGGCTCGACGAGGACTACCCGGTCATTGCCGCTCGTGCCAAGGCCGAGGGCGCCGAGATTCACTGGGGCGACGAGAGCGGCCTGCGCAGCGACGACGTGCGCGGGCGCGGCTTCGCCCCGAAAGGCCAGACGCCTGTGATCCGGGTCAACAGCAAGCGCCACGGCCTGTCGGTGATCTCCACCGTGACCAACAAGGGCCAGATGCGCTGGCGCATCTTCGACGGCGCGCTCAATACGAACATCCTGATCGACTTCCTGCGCCGGCTGATCAAGGGGGCGAGCAAGAAGCTGTTCCTGATCCTGGACAACCTGCGGGTACACCACGCCAAGCCCGTCAAGGCGTGGCTGGCCGAGCACGCCGATGCGATCGAGGTGTTCTACCTGCCCAGCTACAGCCCCGAACTCAACCCCGACGAAATGGCCAACGCCGACATCAAGCAAGCCGTCACGACGCTGGCGCCAGCGCGCACAAAGCTGCAACTGGTCAAGGCCACCGCACGCCACCTTCGCAGCGTGCAGCGCCAGCCTGAGCGGATTCGCAAATACTTCGAGCATGGGCCGGTTCGCTATGCGGCTTGATTCAAGTTGGTTGATGCCGGATCAATAGTGTGCTGCTGTGCAGTGCCGCCGAGACCGACAGCTGCCTGACCGCCGAACAGATCATGGCACTGGACTCGATTCTGAGCGGTCCGGTCAACCCTCGGACCGGGCAGCGCATCTACCCTGGCTTCGAACCGTTCGCCGTGGCCACGCCGACTTTCTGGGACCGCTGGGTGACCGGCAACGCCACGGTACCCGGCGGTGGGAATGCGCTGCTGGCCAATCATTTCTTCGCCAACATGGTGTTCAACACCGATAGCGCTTCCTTCGACCATACCAAGGTCAACTTCGACGGCGATGTCGCACTCACCAACCGTACCTCCATCGCCGGTCAGTGGCTGTCCCATGTGATCAATGCCACTTCGCCGGATCTGAGCCGGTTCCGTGCGCGCAACGGCAAGCTTCTGCTGTATATCGGCTGGGAAGACCCCGTGGTGCCGCCGCGTGGGATGATCGCTTATTACGAATCGGTCGTTGCGAAGCTGCACTCGGACAGCGCATCTGCAGCCAGCGATGACGACGCATTGCGGCATAAACAGCAGTTTTTCCGCCTGTTCATGGTACCGGGGATGGGCCATTTTACCGGCGGACCGGGCGCAACAGCGTTTGGCGCGCTGTATGGCGCACCCGGATTGGCGATCGATCGCCAGCACGATGTGTTGTCGGCGATGGAAGCGTGGGTCGAGCAGGGCGTCGCGCCCGATCGTATCGTCGCCGCCAAATACGTCAACGACGATCCCGCCCAGGGTGTGCTGCGTACGCGCCCGCTATGCAGCTATCCGCAATCGGCGCAGTGGACTGGGCATGGCGACTCCAACCAGGAGCAGAACTTCGTTTGTCGCGATTCGCCCCGTGGTGCGTACCCCGGCAGCGCGGATGCTGGATTGCCGCGCTGAATAGCTCGGCCGGTTCGTCGCTCGGCACCACTCGCATGGTCAGGCATGTGCGTACCTGGCGCATCGATCAGGAGCAGGCACAATGCGCGCGCCGGGCAGGCGCGCGCATTGATGAAGGGCCGTTGCCGCGTCCGCGCGTGCTTCCATACAGACATCCCGTTGCATGGCCGCGCCGGTAGAGCGTGCGGGCTGCGTGACGGCGCAGGCGCATGGAGCGTGCAGGACGCAGAAGGAGCCGGTGCAGGCCGCACGGGTTCGCCATCGCTCCGCGCTGTATCGCGGAGCGATGCAGCGCCAGGACGACGCGTCGGCGCTCGCCATCTGGTAACGTGCGTGGTCGGACGCGCGCGGATGGTGCAGCGGCGAAGATGCGCAGGACGGCATCCGGCACCGAGGGCACTGCGCAGGTTCGCTGCTCGTGCGCCGCGCGCCAGACCGAGCGTTCCGCTTGCCGTGCCGAGCAATCCCTTCAAGAAGATGAGTCAACGAGTTGATGCGGATCGAGTCATTATCGTCGTGGATCAACGGCGCACCGAACACAGTGGCGTCCGCCGGGTTGCACGCATCGCCTCGCAGTGTGTGCGATTCCCGGTGATGCGATCCGGTCGATCCGCACCAGGTCCGGTCGCTCGG encodes:
- the thrA gene encoding bifunctional aspartate kinase/homoserine dehydrogenase I, which gives rise to MSLPAVSFEPAAVVASSARTVVHKFGGTSVADADRYRHVAQLLLARDETVQVTVVSAMKGVTDALIELAELAAKDRPEWRDRWHETRARHRGAAVALLGEHSGPTVEWLDERFEHLSQILGALAVIGELPREVLDRVQGLGEVYSAQLLGDHFRAIGEDCAVLDARDVLVVNRGELGVDVDWEVSAQQLATWRQAHPQTRVVVTGFVARDRADRITTLGRNGSDYSGAIFAALFDADELHIWTDVDGVLSADPRVVPEAVQLETLSYDEACELAYFGAKVVHPQTMSPAIERGLPIIIRNTFQPEHPGTRITASSAVRGPIKGLTLSPDLAVLNLEGTGLIGVPGTAERVFASLRTAQVSVVMISQGSSEHSICCVVKQHESERARNALLQAFAHELTVGQVQRVQLTTGISVLAAVGDGMAGQPGVAARLFESLGRAHVNILAIAQGSSERNISVAIDAAHATKALRAAHAGFWLSPQTFSVGVIGPGNVGAALLDQLRVAQPQLLGKANLDLRLRAVVSRGRMLLDERGLVGDWRDAFASAATPTDLERFTTHLLSAHLPHTVIIDCSGSAEVADRYAGWLAAGIHVVTPNKQAGSGPLARYEAIRAAADASGARFRYEATVGAGLPVITTLRDLVDTGDTVTSIEGIFSGTLAWLFNKYDGSVPFAELVTQARSMGYTEPDPRDDLSGVDVARKLVILAREAGRAISLEDVQVESLVPAALRQSSVEDFMARLPEVDAAFAQRLANARVRGNVLRYVAQLPPDRAPSVGLVELPADHAFANLRLTDNVVQFTTRRYCQNPLVVQGPGAGPEVTAAGVFADLLRVAAGEGARL
- a CDS encoding IS630 family transposase gives rise to the protein MEATDMRSLSRDARHERRVQVIRLRKAGQTYDEIAAQTGLSRTGVFDICKRHDVAGAKALRDAPSGRRSGDGRLLDAAQEALVRKLITDKTPDQLKMPYALWTRAAVSQLIEQRFGIRLPVRTMGLYLARWGFTPQKPMKKAYEQSPAAVRKWLDEDYPVIAARAKAEGAEIHWGDESGLRSDDVRGRGFAPKGQTPVIRVNSKRHGLSVISTVTNKGQMRWRIFDGALNTNILIDFLRRLIKGASKKLFLILDNLRVHHAKPVKAWLAEHADAIEVFYLPSYSPELNPDEMANADIKQAVTTLAPARTKLQLVKATARHLRSVQRQPERIRKYFEHGPVRYAA
- a CDS encoding homoserine kinase, coding for MSGTGLSSPRAGAGHSAPREARAFAPASVANVAVGFDLLGYALDGVGDTVTVRRIDAPQVRIAAIRGTAVELPLEAERNTAGAALVALRSALALPFGFELEIDKGIALSSGMGGSAASCVAALVAANALLEAPLSRDQLYLNALDGEAVASGSRHGDNLGPMLLGGLVLSTLERMVPVPVPAAWHSLVVHPDAVLETRRARAALAGNYRLDEFVAQSANLALVLAGCHAGDESLVRAGLRDVLIEPRRAGLILGFGAAKAAALAAGAMGAGISGAGPSVFAWFATRAAAEAAAAAVRATFTDVGFGSQSWVSALNCPGARLL
- the amaB gene encoding L-piperidine-6-carboxylate dehydrogenase, which produces MSADLLKTLDLAASNSGTYLGEATWSQASGAGVLQPLNPTTNAVIADVQATTPDDYELIIQRAQAAFKVWRTTPAPRRGEAVRLCGEALRAHKDALGSLVALEMGKSKPEGDGEVQEMIDIADFALGQSRMLYGYTMHSERPGHRMYEQYQPLGLVGIISAFNFPVAVWAWNAFLAAICGDICIWKPSNKTPLTAIATMKICNAALKDAGFPDIFFLINDAGTSLSEKLVEDTRVPLISFTGSTQVGRVVAEKVAHRLGRCLLELGGNNAIILDETADLKLAIPGIVFGAVGTAGQRCTTTRRLIVHDSIYDNVLATLAKAYKQLDSKIGDPTDPANLMGPLNSQGAVAQFLDSIAQAKAAGGTVEVGGTAIDRPGNFVLPAIVTGLQNSDAVVQHETFAPILYVMKYSTLDEAIELQNGVPQGLSSSIFTQNLKAAEKFLSAAGSDCGIANVNIGTSGAEIGGAFGGEKETGGGRESGSDAWKVYMRRQTNTINYSDSLPLAQGIKFDL